One Rhodospirillaceae bacterium genomic region harbors:
- a CDS encoding co-chaperone GroES has product MKIRPLHDRVMVRRVEEDERSAGGIIIPDTAKEKPMQGKVVAAGSGARDDNGKVMPLDVKKGDTILFGKWSGTEVTVEGEELLIMKESDIMGIIE; this is encoded by the coding sequence ATGAAAATCAGGCCGCTACACGACCGCGTAATGGTTAGGCGCGTGGAGGAGGACGAGCGGAGTGCAGGGGGTATAATTATCCCTGACACCGCCAAGGAGAAGCCCATGCAGGGCAAAGTCGTAGCCGCAGGTTCTGGGGCCCGCGACGATAATGGAAAAGTCATGCCGCTGGATGTTAAGAAAGGCGACACGATACTTTTTGGAAAATGGTCGGGAACCGAAGTAACAGTTGAAGGTGAAGAACTGTTGATAATGAAGGAATCCGATATAATGGGCATCATCGAGTAA